A portion of the Salmo trutta chromosome 1, fSalTru1.1, whole genome shotgun sequence genome contains these proteins:
- the LOC115205068 gene encoding protein Tob1, protein MQLEIQVALNFVISYLYNKLPRRRVNIFGEELERQLKGKYEGHWYPDKPYKGSGFRCIHVGEKVDPVVEKAAKESGLDIEDVRHNLPQDLSVWIDPFEVSYQIGEKGPVKVLYVDDSNESSPSGLELDKEIKNSFNPEAQVFMPISEPVVGPSPTSSSPSPPFGHSAAVSPTFMPRSNQPLTFTTATFAATKFGSTKMKSSSRNNQNSNGGQGGQGQKVARTSPTNLGLNVNTLLKQKAISTSMHSLYGLGLGQQQQASALSPNAKEFVFPNLQGQGSPSALFPGDSSLSPLQYSNAFDVFAAYGGLNDKSLMDGLNFSLNNMQYSNQQFQPVMAN, encoded by the coding sequence ATGCAGCTTGAAATCCAAGTAGCCCTTAACTTCGTCATCTCCTACCTTTACAACAAGCTGCCGCGGCGACGGGTCAACATCTTCGGTGAGGAGCTTGAGAGGCAGCTCAAGGGGAAGTATGAGGGCCACTGGTACCCAGACAAGCCATACAAGGGCTCTGGATTCAGGTGCATCCACGTAGGGGAGAAGGTGGACCCGGTGGTAGAGAAGGCAGCCAAAGAGAGTGGCCTGGACATTGAGGATGTGCGCCACAACCTGCCTCAGGACCTCAGTGTGTGGATCGACCCCTTCGAGGTATCCTACCAGATCGGGGAGAAGGGGCCCGTCAAGGTGCTGTATGTGGACGACAGTAATGAAAGCAGCCCCAGTGGGCTGGAGCTGGACAAGGAGATCAAGAACAGTTTCAACCCTGAGGCCCAGGTCTTCATGCCCATCAGCGAGCCTGTGGTGGGCCCCTCTCCAACTTCCAGCTCACCCTCGCCTCCCTTTGGCCACTCGGCTGCTGTCAGCCCCACCTTCATGCCACGCTCCAACCAGCCTTTAACCTTCACCACCGCCACCTTCGCTGCCACCAAATTCGGCTCCACCAAAATGAAGAGCAGCAGCCGCAACAACCAGAACAGCAACGGTGGCCAAGGCGGGCAGGGCCAGAAGGTGGCCCGCACCTCACCCACCAACCTAGGCCTGAATGTGAACACGCTGCTTAAGCAGAAAGCCATCTCCACCTCCATGCACTCTCTGTACGGGTTGGGCCTGGGCCAGCAGCAGCaggcctcagccctcagccccaaCGCCAAGGAGTTTGTGTTCCCCAACCTCCAGGGCCAGGGGAGCCCGAGTGCCCTATTCCCCGGTGACAGCTCCCTCAGCCCGCTGCAGTACAGCAATGCCTTCGACGTGTTTGCGGCCTATGGAGGTCTCAACGACAAGTCCCTTATGGACGGCTTGAATTTCAGCTTGAACAACATGCAGTATTCGAACCAGCAATTCCAGCCAGTGATGGCCAATTAG